Below is a window of Vanacampus margaritifer isolate UIUO_Vmar chromosome 11, RoL_Vmar_1.0, whole genome shotgun sequence DNA.
CCTCAAAAACGTAGATAAATACTTCCTATTGtaaatgtcccaaagacgtatttatatgtctttttatgtttgtttgaatgCTCGGGCATACAGAAGCCTCTCCACTGCAAAGAACTgctgaagaaatggtagtaattacacaaacgaccagcaggtggcagcagagcaaaatataaataaatataataaacccacgccaaaaaaaaaacagctcatttactcacagttctaaacatttgtgaataatgatgaaacttaaagctatattctaatgctaattgcttcaaagGGAAAATCGATAgaatcatccatttttttcctgatgaaagaagaggcacgttttgatagcaatagaacacaatattgtgtgaaCCTTTCCAAAGCCGTCCAAACAGccgggagcttttttttttgtttttaagtttgaGAAATGGAAATCGTTTTGATGTTCTTAATTTAGTGACTGTGAATGTTTTGGTGCGAGCTGAGCGCGGCGCTCCCTTTTGTGCGTTCAGAGCCGCTGTTGGCCGGCCTCCCGCAGACGGTCAAGTTCACCCTGCTGACGGGCCACTACGCCGTCAAGAAGGGCGACGCCCTGCAGCTCAGCAACAGCGACAGCATGCCCGTCCTCGCCAACGCCGCCTGCGCCGCGCGCGTCAGCAACACCAGCGCCggtacgcacacgcacacaccaaaagCCCAAACGCGTCCGCCGTAAGCCGTAATTGCCGTTGCCGTCGGACAGCCGTGTCGCAGAGCGCGCTGGCGGTCCAGTCGTCGGACAAGGTGACCAGCATCAGCTTGCCGCCCACCCCGCCCTACCACACGCTGGAGTTCCATCTGGAGGTCCTGTGCCTCATCCCGTCCGGACCCGCCGACGAGAGGCTGACCAACGGCGAGGTCCGACACCGGCCGCGAAGCTACAGTCACCCTGACACGGCCATGACTGCCGTGGACCAGAGGGTGAggcgtggcgtggcgtggcgtggcgcccccccccccccccctcctccagaCGGCCACTCATCTCTTTGTCCGTCTCCAGATGTCCATCGACTGCCCGTGGTCCATCTACTCCACCTTGCTCACCCTCACCTTCCACATCCCCTTCAAGACGGAGCACTCGCTGCTGTCCGCCGGAAACAGGTTGGTGGGTGGCTGCCTCGCACCCTGGCGCGCCTTTTTTTGCTACAACATCCTGCAATATTCTGTTTGGCTTGAGAGATTTGGAATAGCACCCAATGAAATGTGTCTCATGTCCTTTTTGGCCCCGCCTCCGACAGGAAGTACATCCAGGTGTGTGTGCGCAACGTGTCGGATTGTGACTTCACGCTGGCCCAGGTCAAACTGGCGGAGAAAGGGCAGCAGGATGGGCAGCGCTGGCGGGCCCCTCTGGAGATGCCGTCCCTCAACGGCACCGCCCAACAGGTGAGCGCAAACTTGACCTTTGCCCGCTGTCAGCAAATGGCCTCGGGTTAGAGAGCGGTGCATTTCATTTGTTTCCAAAAACGGCGCGTTCGCACAACTCCCATTTCTTAGAAAATGTACAACGTTGTGGTGCTTTGCCGTTTAACGTCAACAATAAGAACATCGAACCCACGATTGACGGATGCCGCCCGCGTGTGTGTAGTTGTTGTGCAGCAAGCAGAGTGTGTACTGCCTGTGGGAGGCGGCGTGCAAGGACGAGCTCCCGCCCAGTCTGGAGTGCGTCTTCTCGGCCACTTTCTGCCCCCGCGCTTGCCGCGATGCCGCCGCCTTCAAGCTCTTCCACTACCACTTCCTGTTGGACAAAGTGCCCGTAAGAAACAGCAGGGGGCGCCCTGCCTCTCTCCCTTCAGGAAGaccccgtgtgtgtgtgtttgccgaTTGgggtatatttgtgtgtgctcCGGCAGACCTTGTTCAGCGTGAGCGCCGACATGGTCCCGCCGGCGGGCGAGCGTCAGTGTCGCTCGGGCTCCCTCTGCGGTCTGGAGGTGGTCATCGCGCGATTGGCCGAGCCTGCCGGCACGGAGCCGGCGGCCGCCGCCGATGACGACAGAAGTGACGCCGACGGCCTCAGGAGCAGCAAAGTCATGTACGAAGGTACGACGCTCACTTCTTGATGGCTTGAAAATAAACGTGTCAATCACATCAACTCTGGGCAAATGAAAGGCCAAGTGTTTCAAAGTCTTGCTAGCAacagtgctagcattagctcaaGTACTTggcacggccaccgggatgccggtgaGAAAGGGCAAGCGTTCGAAAAAGGGGGGGAGGCGCCGCAGGAGGAAGAGCGGCTCACTCGCCAGttccgtcttttttttcccacctgcTGAAATGTCGAACGCCGAGCGATGAAGCTGCAAACGCTGAAACGGACGCTTGCTTGCCGCCGCTTTTCAGCCACATTCTTTGGGCTTGAATTTGATTCGGACCGAAATCGACCTTTTCGGCCCAATATTTCCGCTAACCGAATATTGGCTGCATCGCTGGTTTCTGCCGTTCCATTTGGGTCCCGCCCCCCCCCGTCACGTGTTTGCGTGTTTTGTGCAGTGGCGGACAGCAGCAGCAACTGGGCCGTGTGCGGTCGCAGTTCGGGCCTGGTGTCGGCGCCGTCGTCCGGAAGCTGGACTCACAAAGTCCACATGGAGGTCATGCCGCTGTTTGCCGGCCATCTTCCCTTCCCCAAGATCAAAGTCCTCAAGTATCTTCCTCACAACGCCAACGCCATCCAACCAGACGCCGGTCAGTAACGCGCACGTCGACACACGCAAACAACACATCgaaaattcaacaaaacattgaaGCCATGACCTCATATATGCCGGACAGGATCAATGTCCCAAAACCTCGCTTTTGCCGTCACTCCGTTGTCGCGAGTGAGGCGCGAGGTGCGCTTCTCGTGTCGTAGCGGGCAGCCACGTGTCTTCCTTTGCGTGGCGAGGGAGCCAACGTAGCCGATTGCGCTCGCTCGGGATGGCGGCGTCCCGACAATACTCGAGCCAGAAATCACAAGGACCGTCCGACAACATACTTTTGCTCATCTTGGCCGCTAAATGTCGGCGGGGGCTCCTCGTGGCATTTAGTGGGCGGGGCACGGTAAGGTCAATGGACTTCAATCAAGTCGTGCCGATCATGAGAGCTCGCTTATTGACAAGGTTTCTTATTTACGTAAACCAGCAAAAATTGTCCCGTTCAACATCATTCAGCTTTTCCCTTTTAAAGACGGTAATGTTTTGATTGACCTTCACTAGCTTGGGCATCCGCTGCCACCTTTCTCAGAAGCTTTCAAAAAAAAGACGAGATAAACGTCCAAAACACAATATTTGCCGAGTATATTGGCGGAGATTTGCAAAAAGCCCCAAAAAGTGCGGGACTGCTGGAGTTTGCGGACAAAATAGCAACGGCGCCGCCAATTGATGGACTCAAGCGTGATTCTGATGAACGACAGCAAATCCCGCGCTTAAGCCGGCGTGGTTGCAATTTGTGtctgagtgcgtgcgtgcgtcccgACGTCCTCAGACAGCCTGGTGGAGAACGACAGCCTGTCCCTCCTGGACAAGACCTTGGACGAGGCGGCGGCCGACACGGCCAGCGTGCGCAGTCGCGGCAGCGTCCAGTCGCtgggtgagcagcagcagcgaggCGCCGCCATGCCCCGCCTGGAGCCCTTCAGTCCGGGCCAGGTCTTCAACCACAGCCAGGCCCGGCAAGTCCTGGTCCTGCCCGCCGCCGATGACCACATCGTGGAGATCCACGCCACGTGACCGCGCAGCCGCCGCAGGTAGCGCCACAGGTAGCCGCCGCAGGTAGCCGCCGCAGGTAGCGCCCGCAGCGTCACATGTAAGAAACGAGGACTTTGTACAGACTTGACGAACGTCGGCGACATGCAAATAACGTGCGTGTCGGCTGCCGGTGGCCGCCGGGCCGCAAATCGAGGCCGCTTGTTGTGCTCATGCTCGTCCCgcagcaaacacacacgcatgtgTATATTgtaaatgccccccccccccccaaaaaaaaatcttatttgattgacagtcatattattaataaaatgctCAATGACGTGACAGCTGCGTGTCGTTGACTGTTCTTGATGTTGCCTGATTAGTACGGCTGAGTTTCGATATCGGTTTTCCGTTTTCCAAAATCCGTCGGTTCAGGATTTCATGCGGTACCAATTTGACTTTGATATTATGGAAGACATTCTCAAAAAATGTAACGAATAGAAACTTCTTACTCTTACTTGGTGCATTAgtatgggagggaaaaaaaaaagatttacatttcaaattgaatccaatgcagttGCATAAATCGTGTATGTTGAACTGAACATGGCCTGATCAAAAGCATAAATAAGAATTGATATTGATGACAACCACAGCACGATGtcaataaagtggcaaaaacctCTTGGGGTACTTGAATAACAGAAGGTTGCATATTTAAAAGTATGTTTTCACGATTTTATGAATGGATgttgggctatgaaaaggaatatcGATTTGAtatcgtttttaaaaaaactcagCCCTACTGATTAGTGACGCAATTTGGCTCTCGTTACGAGTTTGACATTTGTGCCAGCTCCTCCTCAATTCCATGGATAGGTCGCAAAGTTCTCCAttcttcatcatcgtcatcatcatcatcatcaggtaAGAGCCAAGACGTACACCAACTGGTACCAATGCAGCAAGGACACAACAAGAAACGGATTTCATTTGATTTGGTAGAAAAAAGTTTGTACGCTCTCAagaggtgacaaaaaaaaattcttttttttttgcatttccactaaaggaaaagaagaagaaatgctttttttttttgggtggggggggttcaGGCTTCCCTGCATGTTTGGACAGCAGCCGCGTGGCCGTTGCCGAGCAACCAGAGAAGGAGTGAAGGGCAGCCGCGGAGGTTTGGGAAGCGACTTCAGGTAAGACTTTCAACGCTTTAATGGTGGCTTTGCCAGCGACACGCTTGAAATGAACACCTGCAGACGCCTCATCAATGCTAATCGATTGATCGGTGCGATATGGCCGCTATAGAGAGGTCGTAGTTCACCATCAACACTACTTTTAACATCAAGAGATCGCATTTGttgcattcaattcaatgttttgaatttttctCCAGAGTACCTCATTAGCATGCATCTCATTCAATCATCCATTTATTGTTACTACAATAAGCATAGCtaattatatttcttttttaaaatgttgagttGATCCATTCATTGTAAATACAAATCTAATATTTATATCTGAGGTCGTGTGAGAAAGTTTTGTCCCAACTGATACAGTTTTTCCAGTTAAAGTAAAAAGCCCCCAGGTGCgctcagatctttttttttttcttttttttttttttcccccgagaGGTCTCAATTGCAACACATGAGCAGCCGAAGCCTGGTTGAACATTTCTCTCAAATTTCCTTTTGGCTTTGCACACTTTGGCACACTCGCCTCCCGTCACGACGTGCTCGGCGTGTCGGAATGAGCTTTTCAAGTCCATTTGGCCGCCTACACGCTGCCGGAGGCTCTTTGAAATGCAAACGCGCAAACTGGATACAGGAGGTCGCTATCACTTGCAGCCTGGTCGCCTAGCAACCGCGCCACCAACAAACATGGCCGCTCATCAATAAATAATTGGCTAACATTCCACATGATGACGTCTAAAAGTTCGGAGCGGCGGAGACTCGTTCCagatcacaagtgcttcatctTGAGATTTGCAAAGGTCAAATATGCTCTTACTGTAcagtttttacatttcatttctcTATCATAAAGTTGCGGGGTACAGTAtacaaacccacaaaataaaGGTTCTGACCTGGCGTCTCTATTGTTTGCCGAGATATACAGACAAGAAAAATGGTTTGGCCCAAATtctatttgtttacattcaacttCCCGTCCACTGGCTTTTATcatttccagaaaaaaacataCCCAAATCATCCGCAGTGATGCCTGGAAGTCCGTCGGAGAGCGAACCGGCCTCCACTATCCATGGATCTCTCCACCGAACCCTGGCCCCATCGGGCTGGGCAGCGCAGACACATCTTGACCTGGTTCAGGCCGAGGTGGAGCTACATGGTCTGCGGGAACGCCAGGCCACGGAGGCGGACTCGGCGCGGGAGGGGGTTGAGCGCGCAGTCCTGGGAGTTCGCCGGGAAGAGCGCCGCCTGCTTGAGCGAGTGGAGCAGGACCACCGAGATGCACAGCAGCACCTGGAGCAGGTCCACAAGGAGAATGCGGCAGCGGCCAGAGTCGGCCGGGCCCTGCTGGACAAAAGGCTCGGGAAGCTTGTCCTGCTTAAGCAGAGAATCCAGGATGCTGCTCAGCAGATGCCGGCAGACCAAAGTGATTCAAACAAGACTCTGCTGCAGGAGGTTGCGGAGTTCCTTCAACCCTGGGAAGTTTCTGTTTCCCTGAAGAAAGTGACCTTCAAGCCCAGCTCCCAACCCAACGCCGTCACATTCGGAGAGATCAGAGTGCAGGGTCAGAGTTTATCTCTACATACCGGAGGTTGCGGTCCACATGGGCAGATGTGCGCTCTCCATTCTCTAGAAGTTCCATCCAGAGAAACCAGTCACCAAGTACCTGACGAAGACAGAAGGCCCCAGGAACAGGGCTGGACCTCCACAGCGGGCAAAAATGTGAGTCTCTCTTCTTGCCGTGATCCTCAATCGGAGGCGGATTCAATAACAAACAAGCAATCCAGACTAAAGTATCACCAGTACCAGGATACACAATACGTAACATGTCCACAGAACATTCCAACCATCCACAGCCCTGATTGCGGAAAAGATGAGTGGCCGATGGGCATCGGGAACCACAGGAAACCACACACGTTATCCTCGTCTACGTCACTTGAGTGGAGTCAAGAGCTCCAGGGAGGAGTTGCAGGAAAAGGACTTTTGAGGCCTGGAAAAAGGTCTGCCTGGTCCCAAGCCAAGTGTCGGAACGAGCTCTTGACCAGCCACAGCTGCCTGGACCTCACCTCGAGAGGACGTACTCACTCGGGCCTCAGCCAGTCATCCGATGATCACTCTCTCGGGACACTCTGCGATTCGGGCCGAGCACCGTCACCGGCGGACAGCCTGGACTCGAGCTATACTTTCGTCGTGAGCCCTTCTCAGGACTACGCCGTCAACAGGAACACTTTAAGCAATATCTGCCGCCTGTCCAGATCTGCAGCGGACTTGCCTTACATGACACGCCCCCTGATTGGCAGTGGGACCAAGGAATGCATAGGAGCGTGGCAGGAGAATATCCAAAACTTTGTGAGACCAGCTTCTCCTACTCCCAGCGGTGGTCTCGGGGTTTCTGTCAGTGGGCGGCCGGTGTCCTATCGAGATCCAAATTTCCATGCTCAGCCTCTCGTGGCCAGGTCTCTATCCATGTCCGTCTTGGATGTCTCCTCACATGAGCCCAAGAGAGGAAGAGGTGAGCGGGTCGGTCCTCCAGTCCTGGTGGCGCTTCAGGAGGAAGGAGAGCCAAGAGAAAGTTGTCTTATCCGACAGTTCGGAAAGCAGGGCTCGGGTCGGGCAGATTTCACCCTGCCAAGTGGTCTGCATTGCACGCCACACGGGCAAGTCTTCATCGTGGACTGCGGGAACGCTCGAGTTCAGGTATGTGCACTTGGGCCAAGGGTACACAGTTTTCCTCTGCTATTGGTGACTCACTtccatagttccttggcaccaagatgccaccagatggtGCCAAACTAGTCCTGTTACTGCGTCATTAGCATTTCTACAAATAGGCCAATTTGCAAAAACTAGACCGGGAAcatgccggggggggggggggctcactgTAGTTTGTTTTACTTCCATAAACAGATAATGCTGTTTCCATTATCATTATTCAAACTCctgtttttagttatttaacaacaatattttaattgtgtgttttttttttgcggcgtCTTACTATGAAGAACCTTGGCCTGTACAACTCAAatctgtttgacattttgagatttttttttgtgacaatgtTCTAAGTCCAAATTAATGGTCAACTCTGGGCCCAGGTCACAGACCCTCGGGGCAACGTTCTCCAACAAGTCACCTCCCCGAATTCCAATGGTTTTGCCAAGCGATGCAGGAACTTCTTCGACATCGCGGTCAACTCCAAAGGCCTGGTGGCACTGACCTGCGCGGCAGAGCGCACCCTGCTGGTCTTCAGTCGACATGGGCGACTCCTGCAGACCTTCGGAGGGTCTGCTTCGGGTGGGGCCAAAGACGAACTGGAGGCTCCCAGGGGCGTGACGGTGACACGGCGGGACGAGTTCTTAGTAGCAGATATCCGCAGAGGTACCCTTGTTGCCTTGAAACTGGACCACAAGACTGGATCCCGCTTGGAGCGTACGGTGGTGACTGGATTCCACCGCCCTTACTTGGTGGCAGCTTGCGCGAGCTCGGGAATGGTCGCCGTGTCGGAGCGTGGCACAGAAAGCGGTCGTGTGCCCTGCATCAAAGTCCTGGAGCCCGGCTGGAACACAGTACGGGTTCTGGGGGTCTGCTCAACCATGGGGCCAGTCCTGGTCTGCCCCTGGGGTGTCTGTATCGACGCCGAGGGTGATGTCTTGGTGGCCGACTGGGGGGAGGTCCACAGGGTCCTGATGTTCCCGGTGCACGGATTGGGCCGGTCCCTGGTGGCTCGGGGTTTAAGTAGTCCGCGTGGGCTCGGTCTGTTGCCGGGGGGCTGCCTGGTGGTGTCTGACAGTATGAACCACTGCGTCAAGATCTACCGGTACAAGTCTAAACTCGTGTAGCCATGCAGTGGTCGGGGTCAAGACTTGATTCAACAGAGGTGGACTTTTGTACTGTTAAAGCAAATTTTCCAcagaacttaactctttgactgccaaaaacgttaaataacgtttagtaaaatcctatggaggagtgccaaagacgttaaaagacgtttgtttcaaaacagaggtgaaactaaccattttctattgttgattactttttttttttttcagaagattATTGATTAGTgatctattgttgattactgaaaaacggaataaggtagaaacaaactttttttctgatgaaagatgagagtccaatctttcatttgctagtatgtgtgtttccatcgtccaaacacatcattttctgtgggccttgaaagatcagtcaaaaacgcttaaatgggctggcacccacggcatcccttttctgaaaacgtctggcagtcaaagagttaaaatgagcaattttgggggaaaacatTTGGTTTCTATTTCTGATTGCTGCTGGCTGCGAGCCGCCTCTTGCCCGAAGACGGCCGGGATGGAGACTGCAGCAGCACCGCAACCCACGTGAGCTTCCATTAAATTGCCCTCAACGCCCATAAATGACCCTCTTACAGTTTGTTGGCGGGCAAATTGACTGCAAAGTTAAAACGGACTAAATCCATGTTCTATTTTTGCTTGACTGTTACGAAATCCTCCTCGATTTGCATGAAAGTTTACTGTTTGGAGCCGTTTGCAGCAATTCCCCAATTTTTGCTGGCAAACTTGCAACCCTTTTCAACCCGAGTCCAGGAAGGACCCGCGTGTGATCTGGCGTGTAGCCGACAGTTTGAGTTTGTGTGCGCTATTATGCCTCCTGGAttgagtttttcttttcttttgtttgtcatcAAGACCAGTGGCAGTggaatttgtcattttgttgagctgaattcaaattcaaattgcatgaaaatgtGAGTGGTTTGCATACAAACGGATTAAAATTCCTTCTGCTTCCCATGCggtgttgattgattgattggtccCGGTTGACATCTGCTTTGGTTTCAGAAAGTCCAGTTCACGgtttctcaaccccggtcctcgagcaCCCCTATCCAGCCGGTTtgccatgtctccctcagccgacacagctgaggatcgtcaTCAGGGTGGATGCCGAGCTTGCTTGATTAGCTGAtggtttgaaacacctgtgttggccgTGGGAGACCTGgacaacaggctggataggggaaCTGGAGAACCATCGAGCTCTGCTTGTGATGGACTCGGGTGAGTCGTTGTCGTCTCCAcatgatttttcttctttgttgcGGAACATCCTTGTTGAACTTCCCGCTGACGTGTTCTGAATGCGACTTCCTGTTCCTTCCCGTTTGTGGTCCAGCAGCAGCTGTCGAATCCTGGTCATCTTCAAGCCGAGCTTCCTCAGCAGGTGTTTCCGTGCTTCTCGCTCGCCACCTCCTCGCTTTTCCTTCCACTTTTTTCTGGATGCATTTCAAAGcatctttagtttttttgtacttCTTGCAGCGGCTTGCTCAGGTTCACGATTGCGATTGATGGTATTTTTCTCTCACTGTCTTCTTATAAAAGCTGATTGACACAAATCTTGGAATTGACATCAAATCAAGGAAGAACGTCAATGAGCTTCAACGACTGCGCTAAGAGCAAAACAATCACAACTGCTTCCGTTTTGCAGGCGTCTTCGAGAAGCAATTCTCAAAAGGTTGCGTTCTGCCTCTGCCCATGAGCAGTGTTGATTTGCGAGGCCACTGAGCAGGGCTTTTTGCGCCAAATGCGCAATTTGAGGTCGGAATTTGCCTTTGCAAACGACTTTTGGTTTCCAGCAAGTCGAATAGAGCGTCGAAGTTACCTGAGGTCTTTGTTCGTCTATTTTGCCGCCAGTGATTCTCGACGTTTGGCTGCGCACGTCAGCAGGTTGAAGACGGCCGCAGGAAGTAAGTACAACTCCACCGACTTTTGTCTTAATGTTAAACTCCTCTCCAACGTtgatgctttaactttgacggCCCTAATGTATATGTCAAATGTTAGTTTAATAGTATGGCGAGcggaaatcaaataaaaatgaatttactaatgcaaaaatgtaattttatatatatatatatatatattgtattcagttttagaattcttttttttaaatgtttttattttcacttttattttggcagCTAAACATACGGCGGGTGCAAAACCTTCAGTAACACAGAAAATAATACTgatattttctttgtttattggattttgtttgttttttgactgcatttgacctcatttttcttgttgttctACATAACAAATGTTTATCTGCGTTTTTGAAAGCTGTTTTTGAGTTAAAAGCAAAAAGTTCAACTCTAGCCAACCAAAGCGGAGAAAAGCCACGCAAGCGCAGAGACGAGACCGCTTTTCTCGGGCGACTCCTACACAGTACATTTGATTCAACCAACCTTAGGAGAAAAGTCCAAATCACTGCAAGCGATATCGCAGGTTTGTGCACAAGCTTCATTTCGACTCAACCCCCATCTTGAAAATGGAACTCATTTTGTCAATAAATGGTCGCTTCAAAGATGAGAACAAACACATGAAGTGAAACACATGAAGTGTTCATTGTTTTAATGAGCACATACTTGAACTTGAATATCAGAATTCGAATAAATAAGGCCTTATTGCGGGTGCGGGTGCGAGTGAGCCCTGCTCACACAAAGTCTCACAAAGACTCCAAATGCGGTCACAGAATAATTGGCAACTTTTTATGACACGAGTGTTCATTGGCAAACCAAAACGGAACTATTAGCATGAGTTagcgtggggggggggcactgaaGGGGGCTGGAACCCTGAAACTGTAGTTTGAAGGTCTGTCGCAAGTTGCGCTCATCGTCAATGTTTGCGCAGACTATGCCTCCGGAGGGCGCCGTAGGGCTTAAGTGAGGAGCAGCGTTACGCTTGAGCGAGGGTCCCAAGATTCCCTGTGGTGGGCCGGCCTGTATCTTTGGCAGGGAGCTATAGAGAGTCTTAGCACCTGATCGGCTGCCCCACCCAGGCATAGTCCAGGGTCCTGGCTCATTTAGTCCTGATCATTTAGACCATGTGACGAGGCCTGGTTGCGGGGCTCACAGTGGGGTCTCTCTCTTGTGAAAGGAAATGCTGGTGGGACCCTCAAATTTCATCTTGATGGCATGTTTGAGGTGGAGCTTGGGGTCTGAGGTTTGCATGGAGATCTCTAAGGCACTGGAGGGCAATGCAGCATTGTGCTTGGGTGGAGGGTCCCAAACTTCCCTCTGGTGGGGGCCCTGCATTCTGGGCGGGGCACCTTGGGCAGTTTTAGTAGTCCTGAGTTCGGCATCTACCCgctgcaagttttttttgttcgtTTTGTTCTGATGGTCCAATCCACAAGTTGAGTCTCTGGGGGCTGGCTTACAGTTTTGGACTACAGCTGTGATCGGTGCAGGGCTCCCCTTGTGTTGATGCCGCCGGTTACTTCCCGAGCCTACAGGTGGTAGGAATAGGGTTGATGGGCGGCTCCGGCTTCGGGGTAACGAGTGCTGCTGGATTTGCTGAATGAAGCTGAGGTTGTCGGCTGGAACCGTCTGCAGGGTGCTCAGGGAGTGCCCGGTGGATGAAGTCTGGGAGCTGTGGGCGGAGTGGAAATGTCCTGAGCTGGAACCTGCAGAAGACGGTGAGGACGAGGAGGTCACGCTCCTTTCAGCTCCAGTGAAGTTCAAGGATATTTTGTTGTCAGGAGAAGCCATGCTGCCTCTGGGTATGAGAGCATGGTATGGCTTGGCCCCAAAGCTCTCCAGGAGCCGGATCACCTTGGTATGACCGTGCTTACCCGCTACTTTCATGGGGGTCCGGCCGTATTTGTCCACGTGGTCAGGGTTGGCACCTCCCTGCAGGAGAATGGCGACCACGTCAGCGTGTCCTTGCTGGGCGGCGATGCTCAGAGCCGTCGCCCCTTGGTGGCAAGTCAGGTCTATGTTGATGGTGCTTGCTGACAGGAGACGGCGCCCCACATCTGTGTGCCCCGTCCATGCCACAGAATGCAAGGGCGGCCTCCCTTCTGCGTCTTGAGCATTGGGATTGGCCCTGTGCTTCAAGAGCAAGTCCACCACATCCACAATTCCCTGCCAAGAGGCCACATGCAGGGCAGTTCGGCTCTCGGAATCTCGGGATTCCAGAGGCGGCCCCCCTTTCTCTATGAGGAGAGTTGACATGTGGAGCTGCCCCTCCAACACCAGGAGGTACAGTAGTGGTCGCCCCTCTGCGTCGCGGACGTCGGTGTCAGCCCCTCGTCTCATCAGGAGCTCTGCCACCTCGCTGTGCCCCTCCAGAAGGGCGCCGCTCAAGGCAGAGTGTCCGTCGTAAGCCCTGTGGTCAATGGGCGAGCGGCGGTCCAGCAACAATCGGGTGGCACCCAGATGTCCCTCCTGGGCTGCCAGAATCAGTGCCGTACGGCCTTCAACATCCATCTCGCCGACCCGTACCGTGCTACCTCGCTCTGTTAGGGCGGCGCAGACTGCCCGGTGGCCTTCGCAGGCTGCGGAATGCAACGGGGTCCAGCCTAGGTCATCTTTGTGATTCTCGTCCAGCCCCCGGTCCAGGAGGGCACGTACCACCTCGGTGGTCCCCC
It encodes the following:
- the LOC144060169 gene encoding uncharacterized protein LOC144060169 isoform X3; the protein is MPGSPSESEPASTIHGSLHRTLAPSGWAAQTHLDLVQAEVELHGLRERQATEADSAREGVERAVLGVRREERRLLERVEQDHRDAQQHLEQVHKENAAAARVGRALLDKRLGKLVLLKQRIQDAAQQMPADQSDSNKTLLQEVAEFLQPWEVSVSLKKVTFKPSSQPNAVTFGEIRVQGQSLSLHTGGCGPHGQMCALHSLEVPSRETSHQVPDEDRRPQEQGWTSTAGKNVSLSSCRDPQSEADSITNKQSRLKYHQYQDTQYVTCPQNIPTIHSPDCGKDEWPMGIGNHRKPHTLSSSTSLEWSQELQGGVAGKGLLRPGKRSAWSQAKCRNELLTSHSCLDLTSRGRTHSGLSQSSDDHSLGTLCDSGRAPSPADSLDSSYTFVVSPSQDYAVNRNTLSNICRLSRSAADLPYMTRPLIGSGTKECIGAWQENIQNFVRPASPTPSGGLGVSVSGRPVSYRDPNFHAQPLVARSLSMSVLDVSSHEPKRGRGERVGPPVLVALQEEGEPRESCLIRQFGKQGSGRADFTLPSGLHCTPHGQVFIVDCGNARVQVTDPRGNVLQQVTSPNSNGFAKRCRNFFDIAVNSKGLVALTCAAERTLLVFSRHGRLLQTFGGSASGGAKDELEAPRGVTVTRRDEFLVADIRRGTLVALKLDHKTGSRLERTVVTGFHRPYLVAACASSGMVAVSERGTESGRVPCIKVLEPGWNTVRVLGVCSTMGPVLVCPWGVCIDAEGDVLVADWGEVHRVLMFPVHGLGRSLVARGLSSPRGLGLLPGGCLVVSDSMNHCVKIYRYKSKLV